A single genomic interval of Juglans regia cultivar Chandler chromosome 1, Walnut 2.0, whole genome shotgun sequence harbors:
- the LOC108998632 gene encoding ankyrin repeat-containing protein ITN1-like, giving the protein MDTSHGKADNTVALYEASFDGCVSTLNTLVQRDRLILHKISLTSFTETPLHIAALLGHLHFTNALLSRKPKRAEKVDSLGRTALHLACAEGHTQVVKALLQANADICLVPDQEERIPLHLAAMRGHIDVIKELLTAQPQTIFLVNLDGYNILHLCVQYNSLDALKLLVESSTNDDFVNSKDDDGNSILHLATMLGQTKTIKYLLSIPEIKRKANDMNRIGNTALDVSEAACHGEFKCHKIQDILKAAGVKRSKDLNSPPLPTLVLPSETHEPTQSFTGEQSAQSRFRKWWSYFYLCVWAKHLQYQGNWVDETRGTLMLVATVIATMTFQAGINPPGGVWQQDTTNGTFGCNSSMCAAGTAILSYSETYIYFLSFNTTSFVAALTVVLLVTSGFPLRSKGFIWFLTLTMFIAIYSVVVAYIRAVKMVNPTYFQDYSLITTVLQGILLLLQQVLGAIHVIHFLFWMIRKLFKFLRRCRLTKRPANDAINV; this is encoded by the exons ATGGATACAAGTCATGGTAAGGCAGATAATACAGTCGCACTCTATGAAGCCTCATTTGATGGGTGCGTAAGCACCTTGAACACTTTGGTGCAAAGGGATAGACTCATTCTTCACAAAATCTCCCTCACATCCTTCACCGAAACCCCCTTACACATTGCAGCTTTGCTTGGCCACCTTCATTTTACGAATGCTCTTTTAAGCAGAAAACCCAAACGTGCGGAAAAAGTGGACTCATTAGGCCGAACTGCCCTTCACTTGGCCTGTGCAGAGGGACACACCCAGGTTGTGAAAGCATTGTTGCAAGCAAACGCAGACATCTGCTTAGTTCCTGATCAAGAAGAGAGAATCCCTCTCCACTTAGCCGCAATGAGAGGACACATAGATGTAATTAAAGAATTGCTTACTGCCCAACCACAAACAATCTTTCTGGTGAATCTCGACGGATACAACATTTTACATTTGTGTGTTCAATATAATAGTTTGGATGCTCTGAAACTGTTGGTGGAATCCTCTACTAATGATGATTTCGTCAACTCCAAAGACGATGATGGTAACTCCATATTGCACTTAGCTACGATGCTCGGGCAGACGAAG ACCATAAAATACTTGCTTTCAATAccagaaataaaaagaaaggccAATGACATGAATAGGATTGGTAACACAGCCTTGGACGTCTCAGAGGCAGCTTGTCATGGAGAATTCAAATGTCATAAAATCCAAGACATTCTGAAGGCAGCCGGTGTTAAAAGATCCAAAGATCTAAATTCTCCTCCACTACCAACACTAGTACTGCCTTCGGAAACACATGAACCAACTCAATCCTTTACTGGTGAACAGTCGGCTCAATCAAGGTTTAGGAAATGGtggagttacttttatttgtgtGTATGGGCTAAACATTTGCAGTATCAGGGAAATTGGGTCGACGAGACTCGAGGCACGTTGATGTTGGTGGCTACTGTGATTGCAACCATGACTTTCCAAGCTGGGATCAACCCACCAGGTGGTGTTTGGCAACAAGACACGACAAATGGTACTTTCGGGTGTAATTCTTCGATGTGTGCAGCCGGCACAGCAATTCTATCTTATTCcgaaacatatatttatttcttgtctttcaACACCACCTCTTTTGTTGCAGCTCTAACCGTTGTGCTTTTGGTCACTAGTGGATTTCCACTTAGAAGCAAGGGCTTTATATGGTTTCTGACCTTAACCATGTTTATTGCAATTTATTCCGTGGTAGTGGCCTATATCAGGGCAGTGAAAATGGTGAACCCGACTTATTTTCAAGACTATTCACTGATTACCACCGTATTACAAGGAATCTTGCTTTTACTGCAACAGGTTCTTGGCGCGATTCACGTaattcactttttattttggatgattAGGAAGTTGTTCAAATTCTTGAGACGCTGCAGGTTAACGAAACGTCCAGCAAACGATGCCATCAACgtgtaa